The DNA window TCGCAAAATGTTTTCTCATGCATTTGTCTTGGCTTTAAAATTACCTGAACATTTTTGAATGGTGGGTACGTTTCTGAATAGCCACAAATGCATTCCCTCTATTCCCACAGGAGGGAGGCATACCGCTGCTGACTGCGCTCCTTGAGCAGTGTCTGGAGGTGCAGTGGGGTGAGCAGAACCACGTGCTGCCACGTGCGCCCCCTGTCCCCCAGGAGGCCTCACAGCGAGCCATGGAGGCCTTGAAGACCCTGTTCAACATCACCTATAGTGCACACACCCAGGAACCCAGTGAGGTGGGGAGCCAAGAGATATTTCTCTATTATCACAGACTGAAATGAGATATTAATAATGTTCATATAAGGACTTACATGACATTGACATCAATGTGCTTATCACTGAATATTCGTGCCACGCACAGTGATATATTTATAAACTTCTTGTGTTCTTTTCACCCATGAAGGAGGACTCTGCTCTCTATCGCCACCTGGCTGCCATTCTTGGCCACTGCCTAATGGTTGACTGTGAGGGGGAGAAGGAAACGGATGACTTGAGAGGGTGAATTTACATAGCAGATACGTTACACAGGGTCTGTCTCACTCAAACAAACCAGCTTTCAGTTCTGTGTATATAACTGAAAGCAAACAATTAGATGCCACAGACTTTTGACACTGTTTTATGTTGAATCACTGTCACAATCAGAATGGGATTTTATTCGCTAAGTACAGTGTGTTCACATGCAAGAAATTTGGTTCTGACCTTTGGCATCATCACTCTAGCATTACATAAGATGATATATTATTCAGACAAGAGATTGTACATGTATAtagatacatgtactgtatacagaccTATTGACATAAGAGCcatgctctcttctctcttcctcactgctctctctctctctattcgctttctctttcttctctctctctctctctctctttctctctctctcagacacacagttAATATGCTGTCTGCATTGCCTCTGAGCTGTCTGGACGTCCTCGCGACGGTGCCACTCTCTCCGAACTCTGAGCAGTGGGAGGGCTTGAACATGGACTGTGTCCACTCTCTCCTGCTCTACATGGAGAGGAAGCTGGAGAAGGTAAGACAGCcaggcagaaggagagagggatagagagagagagagagcagtgaaaggagagtgaggagagacatTGTGAGATAAGAAGAAAGGAGAGTAAAATGTAGAGGAAAGGAAAACAGATATTATGAATATGAGCCCATTGAGCAATagggtgtgcgtgcatgtgtgtgtgtttcagtgtgtgtgtttcagtgtgtgtgcatatgtatgtgacaaataaacctccttgtatccttgtgtgtgtgtgtgtgtttgtgtgtgtgtgtgcgtgcgtgcgtgcgtgcgtgtgtgtgtgtgtgtgtgtgtgcatacactgtatacagtatgactgCATGTTTGGGTGGTAATTGTACGTGTGTATTCCCAGGGCCATAAGGTGAAGGAGAAGCTCACACCAGTGCTGAACTTCCTGACGGAAATCAGcagagctcacagacagacacgccgCTACCTCAGACAGCAGGTGAGACCTTGCATTCACACCCCTCATACCTATACACCATaggtggctctcaaacactctcctccatcctcgatgcgcaatcctcgaggggcgttcccattgatctataactaacactggatagactatcccattgttgccgcctcaTCAttttttatctagatcagtgaggacgagggtcgaggaaggaagggagggtgtataaaacaccaaacAAGAGGCACCCCTTGACCTCATCACACCACTCCAACAGGTGTTATACTGTTATTAAGTACGCATAAACCAAATGTTACCCTCCCTTTTCCCCTCCCCAACATCTGTCAGATCCTGCCCCCGTTGAGAGACGTCAGTTTGCGTCCAGAGCACGGCATGACGCTGAAGAGCCGGCTGGTGCGCCTCATGACGCACGTGGACACGGAGCTGAAGCACTGCGCCGCCGACCTGCTCTTCATCCTCTGCAAGGAGAACGGTACGAGAACCCCCCAGTCCCCTCGGCCCTCGTTCCGCTCAACAGAACCCTCACATAAGGACCTTGCATGGAACCTCAAATAGAACCTCACCCAAAGACCTCACACAAGGGTCTCACAGAATCCAGAAAAGAGTCTGTGTCTGTTATAGACATCCTTTTGAAAGACCGGCACGTCCGGTATTGTGTTTCACTTCCTCACTTTTTGACCGTGGTGCAGGCaagagcggcaaagcggcaaaatttGCGCTATGCTGAGcgcagcggcagaccagttcttcagctcaaaccattgaaagtaatgggtttcatagcgcatagcatgtgtaatgtgatggggccttttAACTAGGGCACTGTAGGATACCTTCAACTTCATTTGTaggctatgagtgtgtgtctaagacTGATCATGCCCATACCATACTCAACACTTGAATCAAGAGAGTAACATGTAGTTCTCATCAAGTGGTCCCTATAGGGTGGACATGAATGTTATTAGCAGTGCAGACACTATACCCTCTGCTACCTCATAGCATAAGAATGAGGAAGAACGATCATAGCATAGGACTGGTAAACCAAGTCCACAATGCTCACACATGACCTCGTTCCCTGTGTGTTCCCCATGGTCGTGCCTGAGTTCACCTCTATTCTCCGTGCGTTTGGCAGTGGGCCGGTTCGTGAAGTACACGGGCTACGGCAACGCCGCCGGCCTCCTGGCCACCAGGGGCCTGCTGGGAGGTGTTTCCAAGACCAGCGTCGTCTCGGCGTATTACTCCAGCGACTCCGACTCGGACACGGAGGAGTACCGGCAGGCCAAGGCTCGTGTGAACCTTGTGACAGGGCGGGTGGAGGAAGAGCAGCCCGACCCCATGCAGGGAATGACcgaagaggagaaggaagaagaggCCCGACGCCTGGTGTCTCTCTTCAGCAAACTCTCAAGGTGAgcacttaataataataataataataataataataactagaaaatcactccaagagcgcagacctccgccaagcgaaaacataatcgcctcctggatccagacggtgatcaggatccatccataactttttgagttatcttgctaacagacaagcaaacaaacaaacaaaaatgcaaacaaacaaacaaaccccaatgaaaacataacctccttggcagaggtaataataataatagtatgaTGTGACATGAAGGTTATATGTAGTGtactgtgtatgtatatgtggtCAAATTTAGTATCCTCCTCTAATTctactcccccacccccaactgACCGCCAGAGAGAATGTGATCCAGCCAATGGGCCTGAACGCAGACGGCCGTCTGACCCCGATGTCTGGACTCATGACTGACCCCATGGCCGAGGAGAGCGATCAGGAGAACGGCGGCGTCGACGACCTGGAAGATGTGGAGTAGAGCCAAAAACGAACAGTGTTAATTTGCTTCAGCCATTACCAGACGCTTGTGGACACACTAGTGTATTTGTTGTGATTTTCTGCTGAAATTGTTTATAACCCATCCTTTCATTtacagaaaggaggagagaggggttttTTTAAAGGGTAGAATGCCTATATGAATCATCATTATTTTGCGCCCACATCAGTTTCAGATGCCCTGATCAAAAGGGGAACTAGAAAATGTTTCAAAGTTCCCAAGCAATGGTATAGCCACAGAGTTCTGATGAACTGATGAAGTACATTCTTAACCAGCTAAACCGATACCATAGTTCATTTCCACTTTATTTTGTGATGCATAGAGTATGTACTTCTTTTTTCCCAACCATCTAAGGTGATGTGAAGGGGCATGTCAGTTTTGCTAGTGTGTTCTCATCATTCTGGTCTTTGCACTTCCCTGTCTGGATGTGTTCTGTTTAACAGCCGCAAGCTTAATATATCGATGATATTCGCTCATGAATTATTAAGGCTCATCTCTTTATTCATTTTTTGCTGTTAAAGATTTTACCATTTCTAGATGTATAATGATGAATTTTGAAGCCATGATAAATTAAGTGTTTCCTGATTATTGTGCATTTTACAAATCGTACTTCGTTTTTTCTGTATCCTACTTAGTTATGCACATATCAAGTTCTGctcaatgattaaaaaaaactgtgaaaaTACCAAAATATGAATATGTACAAAATAGACAGGACCAGCTCATATCCTTTACATTATGTTGTTATTGTAGCTTTAGAAGCATTCATCTTTTCGCTACAAAACCACAGAATGCACCTTTAATCCAAGTTTATTACTTGTTCCATACACATAGAAAACATTGACCAGACCACTGATTCTTTTTGTCTAATTCAACTCGATGCTCCTCCTCATCATGCTTCTCTCCTTCATTGGGTAAAACTTCACAAAGCTTCACAAATATTAACAGTTTTTTACCAAAACCTAAAATGAATCATGGATAGCACCTTTCGACTTAAAATGCATTTATTTGATCTAAAAACTCCATTCCCATTCCATAATTCAATACCACATTCACTACTCACAAACAGTAAGGCATATCTGGCTTTCGAGTGAacagaaagtactgaaacattgaacaTGTTGGACATGACCATTCTAAAGTTTAGAGAAtatcacattaagttcacctgtaaagtCTGTAAAGATTTTAAGCTCATCCTACCCTgaaaatccagagttctcgcgagagcacaatttgaattgggttcgcaagatactctggcaatgagcaatgatgcacgttacttttaccCCAGGCATCGGGGGAAACCAAAAAAGGAGTGGGCGAGCTAAattgatgacgacagcgctccAACTTTCGTGTTTGGTCGCAGTCTTATCCAATTGTGTCAAAGTCAAGAATCAGTCaaagtaaacattggtcgtagtgttatccaattgcgtgcagtgagatttccaaatgcatgcttggtgccgcccctcgagttgggccattttcattattcgtggccagacccttaatctgaaagattccagggtctggtttactaccaggctaggctcatcctgaaatttcaaccgaaagccgaatatccctgactGTTTGTGagtagtatacagtataaccaaTGTCACACAAGTCTGTCACACAG is part of the Sardina pilchardus chromosome 22, fSarPil1.1, whole genome shotgun sequence genome and encodes:
- the si:dkey-94f20.4 gene encoding synembryn-A, producing the protein MSLFWAMDVEDVIRCIKEGDEDGVWVQLQHFNREYAQCFFFDEEEKERRRNLAAVLTQYIRSDPPGRVLRACLQTLRILSRDKKILGPLVTDNSLLILAKLGGVNSGEEEEGGASEDIQRKEAMKVLCNVVYNSVWAQERASELRLLSGVTEALGSEARSLSPHCGQFYELRFMFLLTALRPELRIQLKQEGGIPLLTALLEQCLEVQWGEQNHVLPRAPPVPQEASQRAMEALKTLFNITYSAHTQEPSEEDSALYRHLAAILGHCLMVDCEGEKETDDLRGHTVNMLSALPLSCLDVLATVPLSPNSEQWEGLNMDCVHSLLLYMERKLEKGHKVKEKLTPVLNFLTEISRAHRQTRRYLRQQILPPLRDVSLRPEHGMTLKSRLVRLMTHVDTELKHCAADLLFILCKENVGRFVKYTGYGNAAGLLATRGLLGGVSKTSVVSAYYSSDSDSDTEEYRQAKARVNLVTGRVEEEQPDPMQGMTEEEKEEEARRLVSLFSKLSR